A window of Solea senegalensis isolate Sse05_10M linkage group LG20, IFAPA_SoseM_1, whole genome shotgun sequence contains these coding sequences:
- the LOC122786470 gene encoding SOSS complex subunit C-like → MAANPPGQGFQNKTRVAILAELDKEKKRLLQTQSMNSPGANIPLTTRPSVKDARDSAEQQHIAAQQKAALQHAHVHSSGFFITQDSSFGNLILPVLPRLDPDF, encoded by the coding sequence ATGGCGGCGAATCCTCCAGGACAAGGCTTTCAGAACAAGACCCGGGTGGCCATCCTTGCGGAGCTggacaaggagaagaagaggctACTGCAGACTCAGTCCATGAACAGTCCCGGGGCCAACATCCCTCTGACCACAAGGCCGAGCGTAAAGGACGCGAGAGACAGCGCGGAGCAGCAGCACATCGCCGCACAGCAGAAGGCAGCCTTGCAGCACGCCCACGTCCACTCGTCCGGCTTCTTCATCACTCAGGACTCTTCGTTTGGGAACCTCATCCTCCCGGTGCTCCCCCGCCTGGATCCCGACTTCTGA